One region of Quercus lobata isolate SW786 chromosome 2, ValleyOak3.0 Primary Assembly, whole genome shotgun sequence genomic DNA includes:
- the LOC115978394 gene encoding MATH domain and coiled-coil domain-containing protein At3g58370-like isoform X1: protein MANLIFENPDDISRSTSDSPTMHYTVKIKSFSLLAKNSMERYETGEFESGGYNWKLVIYPSGNKDKNVTEHISLYLAIEAADLRPPGWEVHAIFRFFLHDQIRDNYLTIEDTQKEERRFRGIKLEWGYDKVIPLKTFKDARNGYLVDDTCVFGAEVFVSKQRSMDKGECLELIKESITNKFVFRIENYSKLTTDFYDSNSFNVGIYKWKIWLGPNGEGIGLGNYNSLHLALANKSSLSAGTKIFAEFTMRILDQVNGRHPSAKLSRWFSASSYMHGWDRFISIGSSNLTNMGLLVKDTFVVEAEVTILAVVNTTSSPSLELVSSTSCCYSV, encoded by the exons ATGGCCAATCTTATCTTCGAAAACCCAGATG ACATTTCAAGATCTACTTCAGATTCACCAACAATGCACTACAcagtcaaaataaaatcattttcattACTTGCAAAGAATTCAATGGAAAGATATGAAACGGGGGAATTTGAATCTGGAGGTTACAATTg GAAATTGGTTATCTACCCCAGTGGAAACAAGGACAAGAATGTAACCGAGCACATCTCTCTCTACTTGGCAATTGAAGCAGCAGATTTACGCCCTCCTGGTTGGGAAGTGCATGCAATTTTCCGGTTTTTCTTGCATGATCAGATCAGGGATAACTACCTGACTATTGAAG ATACCCAAAAAGAGGAAAGGCGCTTTCGTGGAATAAAGCTTGAGTGGGGCTATGATAAAGTCATTCCTCTCAAAACTTTTAAAGATGCCCGAAATGGATATCTTGTTGATGACACGTGTGTGTTTGGAGCTGAGGTCTTTGTTAGTAAGCAAAGAAGCATGGACAAAGGAGAGTGTCTAGAACTAATAAAGGAGTCCATTACAAACAAGTTTGTCTTTAGAATCGAGAACTACTCTAAATTGACCACAGATTTTTATGACTCAAATTCATTCAATGTTGGAATTTATAAATG GAAGATATGGCTCGGTCCCAATGGAGAAGGCATTGGATTGGGCAACTATAATTCTCTGCATTTGGCTCTGGCTAATAAATCAAGCCTTTCAGCTGGTACGAAAATTTTTGCGGAATTCACGATGCGCATCCTGGACCAAGTAAATGGCAGGCATCCTTCCGCTAAAC TTAGCAGGTGGTTTAGTGCCTCAAGCTATATGCATGGTTGGGACCGATTCATCTCAATCGGTTCTTCCAATCTGACTAACATGGGTTTACTGGTGAAGGACACGTTCGTGGTGGAAGCAGAGGTCACTATACTTGCAGTGGTTAATACGACATCCTCCCCAAGCTTAGAGTTGGTCTCTAGTACCTCCTGTTGTTATTCTGTTTAG
- the LOC115978394 gene encoding MATH domain and coiled-coil domain-containing protein At3g58250-like isoform X2 → MANLIFENPDDISRSTSDSPTMHYTVKIKSFSLLAKNSMERYETGEFESGGYNWKLVIYPSGNKDKNVTEHISLYLAIEAADLRPPGWEVHAIFRFFLHDQIRDNYLTIEDTQKEERRFRGIKLEWGYDKVIPLKTFKDARNGYLVDDTCVFGAEVFVSKQRSMDKGECLELIKESITNKFVFRIENYSKLTTDFYDSNSFNVGIYKWKIWLGPNGEGIGLGNYNSLHLALANKSSLSAVSRWFSASSYMHGWDRFISIGSSNLTNMGLLVKDTFVVEAEVTILAVVNTTSSPSLELVSSTSCCYSV, encoded by the exons ATGGCCAATCTTATCTTCGAAAACCCAGATG ACATTTCAAGATCTACTTCAGATTCACCAACAATGCACTACAcagtcaaaataaaatcattttcattACTTGCAAAGAATTCAATGGAAAGATATGAAACGGGGGAATTTGAATCTGGAGGTTACAATTg GAAATTGGTTATCTACCCCAGTGGAAACAAGGACAAGAATGTAACCGAGCACATCTCTCTCTACTTGGCAATTGAAGCAGCAGATTTACGCCCTCCTGGTTGGGAAGTGCATGCAATTTTCCGGTTTTTCTTGCATGATCAGATCAGGGATAACTACCTGACTATTGAAG ATACCCAAAAAGAGGAAAGGCGCTTTCGTGGAATAAAGCTTGAGTGGGGCTATGATAAAGTCATTCCTCTCAAAACTTTTAAAGATGCCCGAAATGGATATCTTGTTGATGACACGTGTGTGTTTGGAGCTGAGGTCTTTGTTAGTAAGCAAAGAAGCATGGACAAAGGAGAGTGTCTAGAACTAATAAAGGAGTCCATTACAAACAAGTTTGTCTTTAGAATCGAGAACTACTCTAAATTGACCACAGATTTTTATGACTCAAATTCATTCAATGTTGGAATTTATAAATG GAAGATATGGCTCGGTCCCAATGGAGAAGGCATTGGATTGGGCAACTATAATTCTCTGCATTTGGCTCTGGCTAATAAATCAAGCCTTTCAGCTG TTAGCAGGTGGTTTAGTGCCTCAAGCTATATGCATGGTTGGGACCGATTCATCTCAATCGGTTCTTCCAATCTGACTAACATGGGTTTACTGGTGAAGGACACGTTCGTGGTGGAAGCAGAGGTCACTATACTTGCAGTGGTTAATACGACATCCTCCCCAAGCTTAGAGTTGGTCTCTAGTACCTCCTGTTGTTATTCTGTTTAG
- the LOC115978394 gene encoding ubiquitin carboxyl-terminal hydrolase 12-like isoform X3 — protein sequence MANLIFENPDDISRSTSDSPTMHYTVKIKSFSLLAKNSMERYETGEFESGGYNWKLVIYPSGNKDKNVTEHISLYLAIEAADLRPPGWEVHAIFRFFLHDQIRDNYLTIEDTQKEERRFRGIKLEWGYDKVIPLKTFKDARNGYLVDDTCVFGAEVFVSKQRSMDKGECLELIKESITNKFVFRIENYSKLTTDFYDSNSFNVGIYKWKIWLGPNGEGIGLGNYNSLHLALANKSSLSAGTKIFAEFTMRILDQVNGRHPSAKHNCQLQLVCF from the exons ATGGCCAATCTTATCTTCGAAAACCCAGATG ACATTTCAAGATCTACTTCAGATTCACCAACAATGCACTACAcagtcaaaataaaatcattttcattACTTGCAAAGAATTCAATGGAAAGATATGAAACGGGGGAATTTGAATCTGGAGGTTACAATTg GAAATTGGTTATCTACCCCAGTGGAAACAAGGACAAGAATGTAACCGAGCACATCTCTCTCTACTTGGCAATTGAAGCAGCAGATTTACGCCCTCCTGGTTGGGAAGTGCATGCAATTTTCCGGTTTTTCTTGCATGATCAGATCAGGGATAACTACCTGACTATTGAAG ATACCCAAAAAGAGGAAAGGCGCTTTCGTGGAATAAAGCTTGAGTGGGGCTATGATAAAGTCATTCCTCTCAAAACTTTTAAAGATGCCCGAAATGGATATCTTGTTGATGACACGTGTGTGTTTGGAGCTGAGGTCTTTGTTAGTAAGCAAAGAAGCATGGACAAAGGAGAGTGTCTAGAACTAATAAAGGAGTCCATTACAAACAAGTTTGTCTTTAGAATCGAGAACTACTCTAAATTGACCACAGATTTTTATGACTCAAATTCATTCAATGTTGGAATTTATAAATG GAAGATATGGCTCGGTCCCAATGGAGAAGGCATTGGATTGGGCAACTATAATTCTCTGCATTTGGCTCTGGCTAATAAATCAAGCCTTTCAGCTGGTACGAAAATTTTTGCGGAATTCACGATGCGCATCCTGGACCAAGTAAATGGCAGGCATCCTTCCGCTAAACATAATTGTCAGCTTCAGCTGGTTTGTTt TTAG